The Candidatus Binatia bacterium nucleotide sequence TCGAGAGCACTCGATCCCCGGGCCGGACGCCGGCTCGTTCCAGACGGCGGGCCACGCGAGCGGCTTCGCTCACGAGCTGCCCGTAGCTCCAGGTCGATCCCCCGCAGAGGAGCGCCGGAGCGGCAGGCTGTCTTCGGGCGACGCCGAGAATTTCCTCCCAGAGGTGCGCCATCGGCCTCAGAGCACGAAACGCCGTACGAGCTGGAACACGGAGATCCCGGCGAAAGCCACGTAGAAGGCGGCCACGGCGCCGACCGCCGCGGTCCGGAGGGGTCCGGGTCGCAACGGCTCCGGCAGGAACCTGCGGTTGAGGACGAGCGTGAGCGGAGCGTAGATCGCCATGGCGATGCCACCGAAAAAGCCCGCGCTCAGCAGGAAGAGGATGGCGGGGAGATGCTCGTAAAGGTAGGTGAGAACGATCCCCGCCAGGATCCAGAAGCCGGCGATGCCACCGTAGAGCGTGCCCAGCGGCACGCGGTGGGCCCAGGCGAAGTTCGCGTGCAGGATGTCCGCGCAGCTGCGCGCCACACCGTCGACCAGCGTGAGCTGGGTGGAAAAAAGACACGCCACTCCGACCAGCAAGAAGAGGTAGGAGCCGGCTTTCCCCCACGAGGCGCCGAGGATGACGGCTTCTTCCCAGACCAGGAGGTCCTGTGTCGGCACGATGCCCCGCGGGTGAAGGACGGCGAGTGCGCCCAGGATGAAAAGAAGGATCGTGAAACTGTTGAGCAACCAGAAAAAGCAAACCTGGTCGCGGACCAGAGAGCGGAACCACCCGCGCCAGCGCTCGAGGTTTTCTCCCGTCGGGCGGACGCGGTAGCCGCCCTCCGGGCTTTTTTGTTCCCGTTTGCGCAGCGGATTGACGATCGCCGGAACGTGCGCTCCCATGCCCCAACCCTTGTCGAGCAGGTAGAAGCAGTAGAAGAGATTCGCGGTCCCGCCCGCTCCCGCGAACACGATCGCCGAGAAGAGCTCGTAGGGGGGCATTTCGGGGTGTTTGCGGGGAAAATTCGCGATCCCTCGTACGAGCTGCGCCCAGACTTCGCGGCTTCCGACGGAGAACGCGACGAAGAGAAGGCCGAGCGTCATCAGGACGACCAGCGTCGACGTCGTGCGCTCGACGGACCGATAGACGAGGCGAGGACCGAAAAGGACGTACGCCACACCGGCGAACGTGATGGCCGTCCACGTACCGGGGCTGCCCCACCCGTCCGGCCCCACCACGAGGACCTTCAGAGCACCGCCGCAAGCCCTCGCCCAACCGGGGACGATCCATCCGAGGACGTTGAGCGCGAGGAAGACCCACGCGAAGACCTTCGCCATCCGGGCATAGCCCGCGTAGACGCTCTCCCCCGTGGCCAGCGTGTAGCGCCCGATCTCGATGTTGAGCCACATCTGCAGGAACACTCCCAGCAGCGCGGCCCACACCATTCCCGCGCCGTACTGCGCCGTGACTCTGGGCCAGATGATGAGCTCGCCCGCGCCGATGCTGAGGCCCACGAGAACCGCACCGGGCCCGACGAGTTTCCAGAAGCTCGTCGGCACGGGTGGAAGGTCCGCGGTGCGAAAAGGGCGGAGGAGGGTGGCGGTCCGCTCGGCGGCCGCGAAACCGGCCCGCGCTCGCATCGACCGTTCAGAGTGCGCCGGTGGCGAGGAGGTACTCCGCGACCAGAACCGCGCCTTTGGCCGCCCCCATTTTCGTGTTGTGGGAAACCAGCACGTATTTGAGGCCGTTCTCGAGCGCCGGATCTTCGCGTACCCGCCCCACGCTCGTGGTCATGCCACCCCCGGCCTCCCGGTCGAGACGGGGCTGCGGCCGGAAGGGGTCGTCGTGAACGACGATCGTGTGCTCCGGGGCCGAGGGAAGCCCCAGGGAGCGGAGGCCGGGGTCGAAAGACCTCCAGAGCTCGGAGGCCTCCGCGGGCGTGCAGCGCCGGACCGTCGAAACGAAAACCGATTCCGTGTGGCCTTCGAGCACGGGGACCCGGGTGCACGTGGCGCTCACGGCGAAGTCGGCGGGCACGACGACTTCTCCTTCGACCCGCCCGAGAATCTTCGCCGTCTCTCGCGCCACCTTTTCCTCCTCGCCGGGGATGTAGGGGACGAGGTTGTCGACGATGTCGAGCGCGATGACCCCCGGAGATCTCCCCGCCCCCGAGATGCCTTGCATGGAGGTCATGAGAACCCGCGCGAGCCCGTAGGCGTCGAACAGGGGCTTGAGCGTGATCACGAGACCCATCGTCGTGCAGTTCGGGAGCGGAACGACGAAACCCTTCCAGCCTCGCCGGCTGCGCTGGACGTCGAGCAGAGCACGGTGGTCCGGATTCACCCCCGGGACGAGCACGGGCACGTCGGGCTCGTAGCGGAACGCCGAGGCCGTGCTCACCACCGGGGTCGTCCGCGCGTACCGCGGTTCGAGTTCTCGTGCGGCGTCCGATTCCACCGCACTGAAGACGAGATCGACGGCCGAGGCATCGAAACGGCTTGCATCCTGCACCTCGATGTCCAGGAACTCCGCGGGAGGTTCTTCCTGGCACCACCACCTTCTCGCCCCCGTCCGGGGATCCCGGATCGCGTCGGCGTACGGACGGCCGGCCGTGCGCTCGGAAGCCGCGAGGGCTGCGACTTCGAACCACGGATGGCCCGCCAGGGCCACGAGAAACTGCTGCCCGGCGATTCCCGTGGCACCGACGACGGCGACCTTTCGCTTCATGGCTCCCTGTCTACCCCCTCTTGCTAGGGCTAGGCAATCCGTGCTTTGTGTCCCACGCTCGTGGAACGAAGGGAAAGCGTCCGTGCTTTCGCGGGCCGTGTGGGGCTCGTGACCGGCGCCGCGTCGGGCATCGGTCGTGCGGTGAGCCGGGCCCTGGCCCACCGGGGGGCCAGGCTCGTCCTGTTCGACCTCGAGCCGCTCGACGAGCTCGCCGGAGACCTGCACGCCGTCTCCGGAGAGGAGCCTCTTGCGGTGCGGGGGGACGTGTCGCGCTCGGAGGACGTCGAGCGGGCCGTCGAGCTCGTCGGCTCCTCCTGCGGGCGGCTCGACATGCTCGTCTGCGCAGCCGGGGTGGGTGGGGGCACGGGAGCGACCGCGGAGTATCCGACGCCCGACTTCGACCGCGTCGTCGAAGTCAACCTGAAAGGGACGTTTCTCTTTCTGAAGCACGCCCTCCCCCTCGTCGTCGAGTCCGGCGGGGGGAGCGTCGTCACGATGGGTTCGGTGCTCGCGCTCGTCGCTCTTCCCGGGACGCCGGCTTACGCCGCCTCGAAGGCGGGGGTCGTCCAGCTCACGCGTGCCGTGGCGTCGGCCTATGCTCGGCAGGGTGTCCGGGCGAATTGCATCTGTCCGGGCATGATCGACACGCCGATGGCTCGCAGAGCCACCCGGGAAGCGAGGCAGTTCTTCGTGGAGCGGCAGCCCCTCGGTCGGCTCGGGACGCCCGAGGAAGTCGCGGCACTGGCCGTGTTCCTGCTTTCGGACTCCGCCTCGTTCGTCACGGGCGCGGTGTTCCCCGTCGACGGTGGCTACACCGCGCAGTGAGGCCGCGGGAGCGGGGCGAGAAGAGGTCGAGAAGAACCGTGGGAGGCGCGATGAGGAAACCGAGAAAAACGAAGGTAGGGCTGTTTTTTCCGCAGGTCGGTGTCCCCTTCCCGACCATGCGGGAAAGGGTCGTGTACGCCGACCGGCTCGGTTACGACTCGGTATGGGTGGTCGATCACATGTGGGCGCGGGGAATTCCGGACGTGGACCACCTCGAGGCGTTCACCGTCATGACGGCGCTCGCCGCGGCGACGGAGCGAATTCGGGTGGGGGCGCTCGTGTTCTGCAACTCCTACCGGAACCCCGCACTGCTCGCGAAGATGCTCAGCAGTCTCGACGTCGTCAGTGGCGGCAGAACTTACGTGGGCATCGGAGCCGGGTGGATGGAAGAAGAATACCGAGCGTACGGTTATCCGTTCCCGCCGGCGAGGGTACGGATCGAGCAGCTCGAGGAAGCGGTCACGATCCTGAAAAAGATGTTCACGGAACCCCGGGCGACCTTCGAGGGCAAGTACTACGCGGTTCAGGATGCCGCGAACAATCCGAAGCCGGTCCAGAAGCCCCACCCGCCCCTTCTGATCGGCGGGGCCGGGGAACGCCGGCTCCTGCGCGTCGTGGCGCAGCACGCCGACATCTGGAACTGCCCGAACAACGCCGCGCCGGAGTTCGAGAGGAAACTCGGAGCTCTACGGCGTCACTGCGACGCCGTAGGTCGGGACTTCGAGGAGATCGAGATTTCCGAACAGTGCGTCGCCGTACTCGGCAAGGACGAGAAAGACTTCCGGCGACAGTGGGAAGCGGCTTCCGCCCTGCTCGGGTCCGTTTTCGACCTGGAGAAGACCGCTTTCCGCGGGACCCCCCCGCAGCTCGTCGAGCAGTTCCGCAGACGGCGCGAACAGGGAGTCACCTTTTTCACCGTCCTTTTTTCCGACTTCCACTCGGCGGAAACCCTCGATCTTTTCGCCCGGGAAGTGCTCCCGCACCTCGACTAGTCGCCGGCCGCCGCGCTCGCGGCGAGACGGCGATGTTCCTCCGAAAAAAGCCACCTCTCCTCGCCGGGCTCCGGGGCGCTCCGGGCGTACCTTTCGCGCAGTCGCGACCAACGCAGCAGAGCCCGGGCGAGCCGGCGCTCGAGCGAGGGGTGCTTCCGCAGCTCCCTTTCCACGACGGCGACGGCTTCGACCACCTGTCGGGGGTCCTGGCAGACGAGGAAATGG carries:
- a CDS encoding oxidoreductase codes for the protein MGLVTGAASGIGRAVSRALAHRGARLVLFDLEPLDELAGDLHAVSGEEPLAVRGDVSRSEDVERAVELVGSSCGRLDMLVCAAGVGGGTGATAEYPTPDFDRVVEVNLKGTFLFLKHALPLVVESGGGSVVTMGSVLALVALPGTPAYAASKAGVVQLTRAVASAYARQGVRANCICPGMIDTPMARRATREARQFFVERQPLGRLGTPEEVAALAVFLLSDSASFVTGAVFPVDGGYTAQ
- a CDS encoding iron transporter — its product is MRARAGFAAAERTATLLRPFRTADLPPVPTSFWKLVGPGAVLVGLSIGAGELIIWPRVTAQYGAGMVWAALLGVFLQMWLNIEIGRYTLATGESVYAGYARMAKVFAWVFLALNVLGWIVPGWARACGGALKVLVVGPDGWGSPGTWTAITFAGVAYVLFGPRLVYRSVERTTSTLVVLMTLGLLFVAFSVGSREVWAQLVRGIANFPRKHPEMPPYELFSAIVFAGAGGTANLFYCFYLLDKGWGMGAHVPAIVNPLRKREQKSPEGGYRVRPTGENLERWRGWFRSLVRDQVCFFWLLNSFTILLFILGALAVLHPRGIVPTQDLLVWEEAVILGASWGKAGSYLFLLVGVACLFSTQLTLVDGVARSCADILHANFAWAHRVPLGTLYGGIAGFWILAGIVLTYLYEHLPAILFLLSAGFFGGIAMAIYAPLTLVLNRRFLPEPLRPGPLRTAAVGAVAAFYVAFAGISVFQLVRRFVL
- a CDS encoding LLM class F420-dependent oxidoreductase translates to MRKPRKTKVGLFFPQVGVPFPTMRERVVYADRLGYDSVWVVDHMWARGIPDVDHLEAFTVMTALAAATERIRVGALVFCNSYRNPALLAKMLSSLDVVSGGRTYVGIGAGWMEEEYRAYGYPFPPARVRIEQLEEAVTILKKMFTEPRATFEGKYYAVQDAANNPKPVQKPHPPLLIGGAGERRLLRVVAQHADIWNCPNNAAPEFERKLGALRRHCDAVGRDFEEIEISEQCVAVLGKDEKDFRRQWEAASALLGSVFDLEKTAFRGTPPQLVEQFRRRREQGVTFFTVLFSDFHSAETLDLFAREVLPHLD
- a CDS encoding aspartate-semialdehyde dehydrogenase, whose translation is MKRKVAVVGATGIAGQQFLVALAGHPWFEVAALAASERTAGRPYADAIRDPRTGARRWWCQEEPPAEFLDIEVQDASRFDASAVDLVFSAVESDAARELEPRYARTTPVVSTASAFRYEPDVPVLVPGVNPDHRALLDVQRSRRGWKGFVVPLPNCTTMGLVITLKPLFDAYGLARVLMTSMQGISGAGRSPGVIALDIVDNLVPYIPGEEEKVARETAKILGRVEGEVVVPADFAVSATCTRVPVLEGHTESVFVSTVRRCTPAEASELWRSFDPGLRSLGLPSAPEHTIVVHDDPFRPQPRLDREAGGGMTTSVGRVREDPALENGLKYVLVSHNTKMGAAKGAVLVAEYLLATGAL